One genomic region from Maledivibacter sp. encodes:
- a CDS encoding helix-turn-helix domain-containing protein, which translates to MYNSILGKRIREERLKIGLTQEKLAEFAEVSPAYMGRIERGERNITVKTLIRIANALGTSIDYLLKDAFEIEDDTLVKQWLQLTANRTDKEKQMAIDVIKVMFGHLDS; encoded by the coding sequence ATGTATAATAGTATTTTAGGAAAAAGAATTCGTGAAGAACGTTTAAAAATAGGATTGACTCAAGAAAAGCTTGCGGAATTTGCAGAAGTATCACCTGCCTATATGGGTCGCATAGAACGTGGAGAAAGAAATATTACTGTGAAAACCCTTATTAGGATAGCTAATGCTCTGGGTACATCAATTGACTATTTGTTGAAGGATGCTTTTGAGATAGAAGATGATACCTTAGTAAAGCAGTGGTTACAATTAACAGCAAATAGAACGGATAAAGAAAAGCAAATGGCCATTGATGTGATCAAGGTTATGTTTGGTCATTTAGATTCTTAA
- a CDS encoding alpha-ketoacid dehydrogenase subunit beta — protein sequence MNRELTFAQAISEAMMQAMEKDKNIFLMGEDVGKYGGIFGTDVGLYEKFGPSRVLDTPISESAFIGGAVGAAAEGLRPIVELMFVDFFGVAMDMIYNHLAKNTYMSGGSLKMPVVLRTAIGGGYGDAAQHSQVLYSLFAHVPGLKIVVPSTAYDAKGLLLSSIKDDDPIMFFEHKLLCGLDWLPYGNKEYVPEEMYYIPLGKADIKRKGSDITIVTASLMVHRALEAASILEKEGIDVEVIDIRCLVPLDKETIIESIKKTNRLLIVDEDYLSYGMSGEIAAVVAEEALDYLDAPIKRLAVPNVPIPFSKPMEDYVLPNARKIVEAVKGVIND from the coding sequence ATGAATAGAGAATTAACCTTTGCCCAGGCCATAAGCGAAGCTATGATGCAGGCCATGGAAAAGGATAAAAATATATTTTTGATGGGCGAAGATGTGGGGAAATATGGTGGAATATTTGGCACAGATGTAGGTTTATATGAAAAATTTGGACCAAGTAGAGTTTTGGATACACCTATATCTGAATCGGCTTTTATAGGAGGAGCTGTAGGTGCAGCGGCAGAGGGTCTGCGACCAATAGTTGAGCTTATGTTTGTAGATTTTTTCGGTGTTGCAATGGATATGATATATAATCATTTAGCTAAAAATACGTATATGTCAGGAGGTAGCTTAAAGATGCCAGTGGTATTGAGAACTGCCATTGGAGGAGGTTATGGAGATGCCGCACAACATTCTCAAGTACTCTATTCACTGTTTGCCCATGTACCGGGATTAAAAATTGTTGTTCCATCCACAGCATATGATGCAAAGGGACTACTATTAAGTTCAATAAAGGATGATGATCCCATAATGTTTTTTGAGCATAAGCTATTATGTGGTTTGGACTGGTTACCCTATGGGAATAAGGAATATGTCCCCGAAGAAATGTACTATATTCCATTGGGTAAGGCTGATATAAAAAGAAAAGGCTCAGATATAACTATTGTTACAGCATCCCTCATGGTTCATAGAGCATTAGAAGCAGCTAGTATACTTGAAAAAGAGGGGATTGATGTAGAAGTAATTGATATAAGATGTCTTGTACCCCTAGATAAGGAGACCATCATTGAATCGATTAAAAAGACGAATAGGCTTCTTATTGTTGACGAGGACTATCTCAGTTATGGTATGAGTGGTGAAATCGCTGCCGTTGTAGCTGAAGAGGCACTAGATTATTTAGATGCACCGATAAAAAGACTTGCAGTACCTAATGTACCAATACCATTTAGTAAGCCCATGGAAGACTATGTTTTGCCAAATGCAAGAAAAATTGTAGAGGCTGTAAAAGGTGTAATTAATGACTAG
- a CDS encoding biotin/lipoyl-binding protein translates to MNDLVALEKNLEELIAVINSVVAMSLKTSLDKIRVKSIKCERNKNINWESPFQEGSCVEKFKVTISGNTYEVEVERLTDDSRNGQSKEPLKAPPKPVKITKTNTIPPGGGVISAPMPGTVLDVRVSKGDNVEAGQIILILEAMKMENEIMAPARGTITSVHVGNGDSVSAGEIMVKIG, encoded by the coding sequence ATGAATGATCTAGTTGCATTAGAGAAAAACTTAGAAGAATTAATAGCGGTGATTAACTCAGTCGTGGCTATGAGTTTGAAAACTTCTTTAGATAAGATTAGAGTGAAAAGCATTAAATGTGAGAGAAATAAAAATATAAATTGGGAAAGTCCATTCCAGGAGGGAAGCTGTGTGGAAAAGTTTAAGGTAACAATCAGCGGTAATACATATGAAGTGGAAGTTGAAAGACTTACTGACGATTCTAGGAATGGTCAAAGCAAAGAGCCTCTTAAAGCTCCACCAAAACCAGTAAAGATAACAAAAACAAATACTATACCGCCAGGAGGAGGGGTCATTTCTGCTCCAATGCCAGGTACGGTTTTAGATGTTAGAGTTAGTAAAGGAGATAATGTGGAAGCCGGTCAAATTATACTAATTCTTGAAGCCATGAAGATGGAAAATGAGATCATGGCTCCAGCCAGGGGAACTATAACCTCTGTTCATGTAGGAAATGGCGATTCTGTAAGTGCAGGAGAGATAATGGTTAAAATAGGGTAA
- a CDS encoding methylmalonyl-CoA carboxyltransferase produces the protein MDNRQKIDDLLKRKEKIQAGGGEKRIKSQHEKGKLTARERLNLLFDEGTFEEIDGFVKHRCTNFGMENLDAPGEGVVTGHGLVNGRLVYAYAQDFTVVGGSLGEMHAAKICKVLDGAVKAGAPVVGMNDSGGARIQEGVDALSGFAKIFYRNTKASGFIPQISVIMGPCAGGAVYSPALTDFIYMVNQTSQMFITGPQVIKTVTGEEVSSEELGGAMTHNSTSGVAHFVAPNDEECIEQIRMLLSFLPSNNKEKPPVYLAKDAVDKIIPELDSVLPNSPKKPYNVLNVIEKIVDDGHYYEVQPHYAQNMVTCFARINGSTVGIVANQPAVLAGCLDINASDKAGRFIRSCDAFNIPLLTIVDVPGFLPGTNQEYGGIIRHGAKMLYAYSEATVPKVTLVTRKAYGGAYIAMCCKELGADFVYAWPSAEIAVMGPQGAANIIFRKDIANAEDGEKQREKKIAEYTEEFATPYKAAERGYVDDVIEPSETRKKIIKAFNRLSSKEEYGLDKKHGNIPL, from the coding sequence ATGGATAATAGGCAAAAGATTGATGATTTGCTAAAAAGAAAAGAAAAAATTCAAGCTGGTGGTGGAGAGAAAAGAATCAAGAGCCAACATGAAAAAGGAAAGCTAACAGCTAGAGAAAGATTAAATTTATTATTTGATGAAGGTACCTTTGAAGAAATAGATGGCTTTGTAAAGCATAGATGCACTAATTTTGGAATGGAAAATTTAGATGCTCCAGGAGAAGGGGTTGTTACGGGTCACGGTTTAGTAAATGGAAGACTTGTATATGCTTATGCCCAGGATTTCACTGTGGTTGGTGGTTCATTAGGAGAGATGCACGCTGCAAAGATATGTAAAGTTTTAGATGGTGCTGTAAAGGCAGGGGCTCCAGTAGTAGGAATGAATGATTCTGGGGGAGCTAGGATTCAGGAAGGTGTAGATGCTCTTTCTGGGTTTGCAAAAATATTTTACAGAAACACAAAAGCGTCGGGTTTCATTCCTCAGATATCAGTAATTATGGGCCCATGTGCTGGTGGTGCAGTATATTCTCCCGCATTAACGGATTTTATCTATATGGTTAATCAAACCAGTCAAATGTTTATAACTGGCCCTCAAGTAATTAAAACGGTTACTGGTGAAGAGGTTTCGTCAGAGGAATTAGGTGGAGCTATGACTCACAATTCAACAAGTGGCGTTGCTCATTTTGTAGCCCCAAATGATGAAGAGTGTATTGAACAGATAAGAATGTTACTAAGCTTCTTACCTTCAAATAATAAGGAGAAACCTCCCGTTTATTTAGCTAAAGACGCTGTAGATAAGATAATTCCTGAGCTAGATAGTGTATTACCTAATAGCCCTAAGAAACCTTACAATGTTTTAAATGTGATTGAAAAAATAGTTGATGATGGTCATTATTATGAGGTTCAACCACATTATGCTCAGAATATGGTTACTTGTTTTGCTAGAATTAATGGAAGTACGGTGGGTATTGTAGCTAATCAGCCAGCAGTACTGGCCGGATGCCTAGATATAAATGCATCTGATAAGGCCGGAAGATTTATCAGATCTTGTGATGCCTTTAATATTCCATTATTAACGATAGTAGATGTTCCAGGGTTCTTGCCTGGAACTAATCAAGAATATGGTGGGATTATTAGACACGGAGCAAAAATGCTTTATGCATATAGTGAAGCCACAGTCCCAAAGGTTACATTAGTAACAAGAAAAGCATATGGTGGAGCTTATATTGCTATGTGTTGTAAAGAGTTAGGGGCGGATTTTGTATATGCATGGCCTAGTGCTGAAATAGCAGTTATGGGGCCTCAGGGGGCTGCAAACATAATATTTAGAAAAGATATAGCCAATGCCGAGGATGGAGAAAAGCAAAGAGAGAAAAAAATAGCAGAATATACTGAGGAATTTGCCACTCCATATAAGGCGGCAGAAAGAGGCTATGTAGATGATGTAATAGAGCCAAGTGAGACAAGAAAGAAGATTATAAAGGCGTTTAATAGACTATCTTCAAAGGAAGAGTATGGATTAGATAAAAAACATGGAAACATCCCTCTATAA
- a CDS encoding sigma 54-interacting transcriptional regulator, with product MDNRKTIKVRTIWENFLKGDLTHSYPINSEIINSWKRCINSGIDPNIKGPMIFLNNNIMKDFLNRNAELVEVAKEIMDNLYKLVKGSGFLVMLCDSEAYILRAIGDRDIMSSANKINFIEGANWGEESVGTNAISMCMQTGGPEQVFAEEHFCHIVKQWTCSSAPIFSNGKIIGVLNMSAHYSKVQDHTLGMVAVAANNISSILREKQISKELNITNHILNMMMENIEEGIIATDRNDNILRVNERIYTMFNKRADDIIGKNIDIILPRKKIRGFKDFGGQSLINEINIRVNRRNNQFIIKSRKIIENDLEKGILYTINEAKNVKKLVNTVVGSSSRIGFSDIIGHSKNFLKLVNTAKQISKSNSNILLMGESGTGKEMFAQAIHNESLKKGGPFIAINCGAIPRELIGSELFGYAEGAFTGARKYGNTGKFELADGGTIFLDEIGDMPFDMQVALLRVLENKVVNRIGSNKSIRVDVRVIAATNKNLKDAVRNGEFREDLYYRLNVLSLEMIPLRRRIDDIRLLADFFVNKYNLLLSKGVNGITDDALQALMRHKWPGNVRELENTIERAINISAYDTISVEDLRLEKANRSYVNTRSDTLSNIEKETIINKLIKNEYNVTRTAKELDIAKSTLYRKMKLYDIKRSVS from the coding sequence ATGGATAATAGGAAGACAATTAAAGTTAGAACCATATGGGAAAATTTCTTAAAAGGTGATTTAACCCATTCATATCCTATCAATTCTGAAATTATCAACTCATGGAAACGATGTATTAATTCTGGCATAGATCCCAATATAAAGGGCCCAATGATATTTCTCAATAATAATATAATGAAGGACTTTCTAAACAGGAATGCAGAGCTTGTGGAAGTAGCAAAGGAAATAATGGATAATTTGTATAAGCTGGTTAAAGGAAGTGGCTTTTTAGTCATGCTTTGTGATAGTGAGGCATATATACTAAGGGCAATTGGGGACAGGGATATAATGTCCAGTGCTAATAAGATTAACTTCATAGAGGGTGCAAATTGGGGAGAAGAATCGGTTGGAACCAATGCCATAAGTATGTGTATGCAAACTGGAGGACCAGAACAGGTTTTCGCAGAGGAGCATTTTTGTCATATAGTCAAGCAATGGACTTGTTCTTCGGCCCCTATATTCAGTAATGGGAAAATCATTGGAGTATTGAATATGTCGGCACATTATTCAAAGGTTCAAGACCATACCCTTGGAATGGTAGCAGTAGCCGCAAATAATATAAGCAGTATCCTAAGGGAAAAGCAAATATCAAAAGAGTTGAACATAACTAACCATATATTAAATATGATGATGGAAAATATTGAAGAGGGGATTATAGCCACCGACAGAAATGATAATATCCTAAGGGTAAATGAAAGAATTTATACTATGTTTAATAAAAGAGCTGATGATATTATCGGCAAAAATATCGATATAATACTTCCACGAAAAAAAATAAGGGGATTCAAGGATTTTGGTGGGCAAAGCTTGATTAATGAAATTAATATCAGGGTTAATAGGAGGAATAATCAATTTATTATTAAATCTAGAAAAATCATAGAAAATGACTTAGAAAAAGGCATTCTTTATACTATAAATGAAGCTAAAAATGTTAAAAAGCTAGTTAATACGGTGGTTGGTAGCAGTTCTAGAATAGGATTTAGTGACATTATAGGACACAGCAAGAATTTTTTAAAGCTAGTTAATACTGCAAAGCAAATCTCTAAAAGCAATTCAAATATCCTACTAATGGGAGAGAGTGGAACAGGAAAAGAGATGTTTGCCCAGGCAATACATAATGAAAGTTTAAAAAAAGGTGGCCCCTTTATTGCTATAAATTGTGGAGCAATACCACGTGAATTAATTGGGAGTGAATTGTTTGGTTACGCAGAAGGTGCATTTACAGGGGCAAGGAAATATGGAAATACAGGTAAGTTTGAATTAGCCGATGGAGGCACTATATTCTTAGATGAAATAGGGGATATGCCCTTTGATATGCAGGTGGCTCTTCTAAGAGTTTTAGAAAATAAAGTGGTTAATAGAATAGGAAGCAATAAGAGTATTAGAGTAGATGTAAGGGTAATAGCTGCAACAAATAAAAATCTGAAGGATGCTGTAAGAAATGGTGAATTTAGAGAAGACCTTTATTATAGATTAAATGTATTAAGCTTAGAGATGATACCTTTAAGACGTAGGATAGATGATATAAGGCTATTAGCTGATTTTTTCGTTAATAAATATAATCTCTTACTAAGTAAAGGTGTAAATGGAATTACAGATGATGCCCTACAAGCTTTAATGAGACATAAATGGCCAGGAAACGTTAGGGAGTTAGAAAATACAATTGAAAGAGCTATAAATATATCTGCATATGATACTATTTCAGTAGAAGATCTAAGGCTAGAAAAAGCTAATAGATCCTATGTTAATACAAGATCCGATACATTAAGTAATATTGAAAAGGAGACTATTATCAATAAATTAATAAAAAATGAATATAACGTAACAAGGACTGCAAAGGAATTAGATATTGCAAAATCAACACTTTATAGAAAAATGAAGCTATATGATATTAAGCGTAGCGTTTCATAA
- a CDS encoding thiamine pyrophosphate-dependent dehydrogenase E1 component subunit alpha, with the protein MYKTMLLIRRLEERIAETYAKGGIPGEMHLYCGQEAIAVGVCSQLRDTDTATSTHRAHGELVAKGVDLKKMVAELFGRSTGLCRGKGGHMHLFDTSIKFSCSGIVGASMPPALGAAFASKYKDEDNVSVAFFGDGAANQGMFHESMNLAALWKLPVIFVCEDNEFGISVRKSESTSTDNNIMRAKGYGIPAVLVDGNDLLAVYDAAKEAVERARSGKGPSFIECTTFRLMGHFEGDPEVYKSEEEQQQALKNEPIERFKKYLQNKGNISDDNFTRIDKEVKQEIQEAFEYAEKSPWPRPEEALENVFTEGSVGE; encoded by the coding sequence ATGTATAAGACTATGCTGTTAATAAGGAGGCTGGAAGAACGAATTGCTGAAACCTATGCTAAGGGAGGAATCCCCGGTGAAATGCATCTGTACTGTGGGCAAGAGGCAATTGCAGTTGGAGTATGCTCCCAATTAAGAGATACTGATACCGCTACTTCTACCCATAGGGCACATGGGGAACTAGTTGCCAAGGGTGTAGACTTAAAAAAAATGGTGGCAGAATTATTTGGTCGTTCCACTGGATTATGTAGAGGAAAAGGCGGACATATGCATTTGTTTGATACGTCTATTAAATTCAGCTGTAGTGGTATTGTAGGTGCTAGTATGCCTCCAGCCCTTGGAGCTGCCTTTGCATCAAAGTATAAAGACGAAGACAATGTTTCTGTGGCATTTTTTGGTGATGGTGCAGCCAATCAGGGGATGTTTCATGAAAGCATGAATTTAGCTGCATTATGGAAGCTACCGGTTATCTTTGTATGTGAGGATAATGAATTTGGCATTTCCGTTAGAAAAAGTGAGTCCACCAGTACAGACAATAATATTATGCGAGCAAAGGGATATGGAATCCCAGCAGTCTTAGTAGACGGGAATGATCTACTAGCGGTTTATGATGCAGCTAAGGAAGCCGTTGAAAGAGCAAGATCAGGGAAAGGACCTAGCTTTATAGAGTGTACAACATTTAGATTGATGGGTCATTTTGAAGGAGACCCAGAAGTTTATAAGAGTGAAGAAGAACAACAGCAGGCTTTAAAGAATGAACCGATTGAAAGATTTAAAAAATATTTACAAAATAAGGGAAATATATCCGATGATAATTTTACAAGGATTGATAAAGAAGTTAAACAGGAAATACAAGAAGCCTTTGAATATGCAGAAAAATCACCTTGGCCTAGACCAGAGGAAGCATTAGAGAATGTATTTACGGAAGGGAGTGTGGGGGAATGA
- a CDS encoding 2-oxo acid dehydrogenase subunit E2 has product MAKIEIRIPKFNSEMEEGVVVKILKGCGENIEKDETIAELVVGKLNYEVTSPQKGRLKELFIREGEIVPVGFTIAELEIISNQSTVKADKEYSVKIMSDKQEIEKKVNESKRVKASPIAKKLAQENGIDIAEVVGTGPNGRITKNDVEKYIKAKGKVKSSPMAEKAAIKLNVKLSDINKDGRIMKQDILEFNKKRRILEAANPIDERVPMTQMRKVIAQRMSHSWRVSPAVTYDIKVDVTNLRGLKNKLKDIYKVTYTDLLVKILSRILLEFPLLNCSIDGEELIYRNYTNIGVAVAIYDGLVVPVVKYANTKGLKEISTEIKDLAFKAKNNELSTEDLTEGTFTITNLGMYGIDSFSPIINQPEVAILGVNTIVETPVLENGNVINKPFMKLSLTADHRAVDGAVAAQFLYKIKQYIDKPEMLIL; this is encoded by the coding sequence ATGGCTAAGATAGAAATCAGAATTCCTAAGTTTAATTCGGAAATGGAAGAAGGTGTAGTTGTAAAAATCCTCAAGGGCTGCGGTGAAAATATAGAAAAGGATGAAACTATTGCAGAATTAGTAGTGGGAAAATTAAACTATGAAGTTACATCCCCACAAAAGGGGAGATTAAAGGAATTATTTATACGAGAAGGAGAGATTGTACCCGTTGGCTTTACAATAGCTGAATTAGAAATAATATCAAATCAGTCAACTGTAAAGGCTGACAAAGAATATAGTGTTAAAATTATGAGTGATAAGCAAGAAATAGAGAAAAAAGTAAATGAATCGAAGAGGGTAAAGGCTTCACCAATAGCAAAGAAACTAGCACAAGAAAATGGAATTGATATTGCCGAGGTTGTTGGAACTGGCCCTAATGGAAGAATAACAAAGAATGATGTTGAAAAATATATCAAAGCCAAGGGCAAAGTTAAGTCATCTCCAATGGCAGAGAAAGCTGCCATTAAGTTGAATGTTAAACTCTCAGATATCAATAAGGATGGAAGAATAATGAAGCAGGATATACTCGAATTTAATAAAAAGCGTAGGATACTTGAAGCTGCTAACCCCATTGATGAAAGAGTCCCTATGACTCAAATGAGGAAAGTTATAGCCCAAAGGATGTCACATAGCTGGAGGGTTTCCCCTGCTGTTACCTATGATATAAAAGTAGATGTTACTAATCTAAGAGGATTAAAGAACAAACTAAAGGATATTTATAAAGTAACATATACGGATCTTTTGGTTAAGATACTTTCAAGAATTCTTCTAGAGTTTCCTTTATTAAATTGTTCAATAGATGGAGAAGAACTTATATATAGAAATTATACGAATATTGGTGTAGCAGTTGCAATATATGATGGACTTGTAGTGCCCGTAGTAAAATATGCAAATACTAAAGGGTTAAAAGAAATTTCCACTGAGATTAAAGACCTTGCTTTTAAAGCGAAAAATAATGAACTCTCTACGGAAGATTTAACTGAAGGAACCTTTACTATTACTAACCTTGGAATGTATGGAATAGATTCCTTCTCACCAATCATAAATCAACCAGAAGTAGCAATACTTGGAGTTAATACAATAGTAGAAACACCAGTACTAGAAAATGGAAATGTGATAAACAAACCATTCATGAAATTATCTCTTACAGCAGACCATAGGGCGGTGGATGGAGCAGTTGCCGCTCAGTTCCTCTATAAAATCAAACAATATATTGATAAGCCAGAAATGCTAATACTATAG
- the lpdA gene encoding dihydrolipoyl dehydrogenase codes for MKVVILGGGPGGYVCAIRVAQLGADVAIIEKERMGGTCLNVGCIPTKVLLHTTELYRTIKEESKKLGIKVDNLDIDWTVLQERKESVVDQLVSGIENLLKSNNILKISGEGKFISDNEIRVTLPNGKKEIIKFDKAVIATGSETIRIPLEGAELDEVITSNEALSLKEIPESMCIIGGGVIGSEFASIYSSLGTKVTIIEMLPEILPTMDDDIVGILKNQLIQLGADIYTKTRVVCIQENNEKLVVDTRSGESKQSFVVEKVLLAVGRKPVTKNLGLEEIGVKVDKGAIVVDRRTMETNVKNIYAIGDCNGGVLLAHVASAEGIAAAENIMGRASKIDFKTTPSAVYTKPELASVGLTEREAKNQGYEVKIGSFPLFANGKSLIMGETNGIVKFVVDANTDEILGIHMAGPRATDLIMEGGLALRLEATVEEIITTIHAHPTIGEAFHEAAHAVHNSSIHLPVARGCFV; via the coding sequence ATGAAAGTAGTTATTCTTGGGGGTGGACCTGGAGGATATGTATGTGCTATTAGAGTAGCACAGCTTGGAGCGGATGTCGCGATTATAGAAAAGGAACGGATGGGAGGCACATGCCTTAATGTTGGATGTATTCCAACGAAGGTACTTCTTCATACTACTGAATTATATAGGACAATAAAGGAAGAATCTAAAAAACTCGGTATAAAAGTAGATAACCTTGATATAGATTGGACTGTGCTTCAAGAGAGGAAAGAATCGGTGGTGGATCAATTAGTAAGTGGTATAGAAAACCTTTTGAAATCTAATAATATTTTAAAAATAAGTGGAGAAGGAAAGTTTATAAGTGATAATGAGATTAGAGTTACCTTACCTAATGGGAAAAAAGAAATTATTAAATTTGATAAAGCAGTAATTGCTACTGGATCAGAGACTATAAGAATTCCTTTAGAAGGGGCTGAGCTAGATGAAGTTATTACAAGCAATGAAGCTTTATCTTTGAAGGAAATACCAGAAAGCATGTGTATAATAGGTGGAGGAGTAATTGGAAGCGAATTTGCTAGTATATATTCTTCCCTAGGCACAAAGGTTACAATTATTGAAATGCTTCCAGAAATTTTACCTACAATGGATGATGACATTGTAGGTATCTTGAAAAATCAGCTAATTCAATTAGGTGCAGATATATATACAAAAACAAGGGTAGTTTGTATTCAAGAAAATAATGAAAAATTAGTTGTTGATACCAGATCTGGAGAGAGCAAACAATCATTTGTAGTGGAAAAGGTTTTATTGGCAGTGGGAAGAAAACCAGTTACGAAAAATCTAGGACTTGAGGAGATTGGAGTAAAAGTTGATAAAGGTGCCATTGTAGTTGACAGGAGAACCATGGAAACTAATGTGAAAAATATTTATGCCATCGGGGATTGTAATGGTGGAGTGCTTCTTGCCCATGTTGCATCCGCAGAAGGTATAGCAGCAGCAGAAAATATCATGGGGAGAGCATCTAAAATTGACTTTAAAACCACGCCCTCCGCTGTTTATACTAAGCCTGAATTAGCATCTGTAGGTCTAACAGAAAGGGAAGCAAAAAATCAAGGATATGAAGTTAAAATTGGAAGCTTTCCACTATTTGCAAATGGTAAATCCTTGATTATGGGTGAGACAAATGGGATTGTGAAGTTTGTAGTAGATGCCAATACTGATGAAATACTTGGGATACATATGGCGGGGCCAAGGGCAACTGATCTTATTATGGAAGGAGGGTTGGCCCTTAGATTAGAGGCCACAGTGGAAGAGATTATTACAACTATCCATGCCCACCCTACCATAGGAGAAGCATTCCATGAAGCAGCCCACGCCGTTCACAATTCATCCATACATCTCCCCGTGGCAAGGGGATGTTTTGTTTGA